From a single Bacteroidota bacterium genomic region:
- a CDS encoding CoA transferase subunit A yields the protein MNKVVKGAEDAIQDIKDGEVIMLGGFGLCGIPENCIAALVKKGVKDLTCISNNAGVDDFGIGLMLKTRQVKKMISSYVGENAEFERQLLSGELEVDLIPQGTLATRCMAAAYGMPAVWVRAGVGTEVAEGKEVRNFNGIDYLLEYAFDAAFSIVKAWKGDTHGNLIFRKTTRNFNMPMAMAGKITIAEVEELVPAGELDPDGIHVPGIYVHRIFQGADYEKRIEQRTIRSKS from the coding sequence ATGAACAAAGTAGTAAAAGGCGCAGAAGATGCCATTCAGGATATCAAAGATGGAGAAGTAATTATGCTCGGAGGGTTTGGTCTCTGCGGTATTCCCGAAAATTGCATTGCTGCATTGGTAAAAAAAGGCGTAAAAGATTTAACCTGTATCTCCAATAACGCGGGAGTCGATGATTTTGGAATCGGCCTGATGCTCAAAACGCGACAGGTAAAGAAAATGATCTCTTCTTATGTAGGAGAAAATGCTGAATTTGAAAGACAGCTTTTGAGTGGTGAATTGGAAGTAGATTTAATCCCTCAGGGAACTTTAGCTACACGTTGCATGGCGGCAGCATATGGTATGCCTGCTGTATGGGTGAGAGCGGGAGTAGGTACCGAGGTGGCCGAAGGCAAGGAAGTCCGTAATTTCAATGGAATTGATTACCTCCTTGAATATGCTTTCGATGCCGCATTTTCAATCGTGAAAGCATGGAAAGGCGATACCCATGGAAATCTCATCTTCCGTAAAACAACACGCAACTTCAATATGCCCATGGCGATGGCAGGGAAAATTACCATTGCAGAAGTGGAAGAGTTGGTCCCCGCAGGTGAACTTGATCCGGATGGTATTCATGTTCCGGGAATTTATGTTCACAGAATATTTCAGGGCGCAGATTACGAAAAGCGTATTGAACAACGTACCATTCGGTCAAAATCATAA
- a CDS encoding CoA transferase subunit B, whose protein sequence is MLDKNGIAKRIAKEVKDGYYVNLGIGIPTLVANYIPPGMDVTLQSENGMLGMGPFPFEGEEDPDLINAGKQTITEVPGTAYFDSALSFGMIRAGKVDLTILGAMEVSEDGDIANWKIPGKMVKGMGGAMDLVAAAKNIIVAMQHVNKAGESKLLPSCSLPLTGVKCVKKIVTELAVLDVVPGKGFVLLERAPGVTVEEIRKATAGKLIVEGEIPEMKLDE, encoded by the coding sequence ATGTTAGATAAAAACGGAATTGCAAAACGTATCGCGAAAGAAGTGAAAGACGGATATTACGTTAACCTGGGAATCGGTATTCCAACCCTGGTGGCAAACTATATTCCTCCGGGCATGGACGTTACCCTGCAATCTGAAAACGGAATGCTCGGTATGGGACCATTTCCTTTTGAAGGAGAAGAAGATCCGGATCTGATAAATGCCGGCAAACAAACGATTACCGAAGTTCCCGGTACAGCCTATTTTGACTCTGCATTGAGCTTTGGTATGATCCGCGCAGGAAAAGTGGACCTTACCATTTTGGGTGCGATGGAAGTGAGCGAAGATGGAGATATCGCCAACTGGAAAATTCCGGGTAAGATGGTGAAAGGCATGGGAGGAGCAATGGATCTGGTGGCAGCAGCGAAAAATATCATTGTAGCCATGCAACATGTAAATAAAGCCGGCGAAAGCAAATTGTTACCTTCCTGTTCGTTGCCGCTTACCGGAGTAAAATGTGTGAAGAAGATCGTAACAGAACTCGCCGTGCTCGATGTTGTTCCCGGCAAAGGATTTGTATTGCTCGAACGGGCACCTGGTGTAACGGTGGAGGAGATACGAAAAGCCACAGCGGGGAAATTAATTGTGGAGGGGGAAATACCGGAGATGAAACTGGATGAATAA
- a CDS encoding glycosyltransferase family 39 protein: MIKPGIYFEKLRTFHLLIILAALYGLLGVYQIIPLRPQSVHQWAQCDRASVAWNYYVNHADFFHPQVNNTDNGTGVTGLEFPIVQYFVSILYRLFGFHEWLYRLVTLIVFTIGATSVFRLSDYFVKNKLHALLIMLLYVCSPLLTFYSCSFLPDIYSLSFAMMSWSALVSYAKTREDRFKWLWWLTMTVSFLIKPNSMIHLPAMGLFLYQNKLWTRQTGLKYFSFFAIAVISTFCWYAYASWLSKSTQSEVFLLEMRPPKSWQEMKDVWEIVSKDWIERIYHPVILSIILIAGVISILLSNPLKGGLSAYVLLMMAGGTAFLYVMLLQLSYHDYYFITMFPLVLFLLFIIRDTFHRKMNANGHAVFTICVLMAVGFQFYFSKTHLRTSHKKDNWKYGSTANDIYFKPDLILKAGNIKLNDQVVVVFDHSPNISLYLMGLKGVTIPYRKVQETLMGYLHTGRYNFVIFNKKSQIEGVTFNAKDFPLDYLGEANEVQIFKVSSSFQPDGNQEPLSPWN, from the coding sequence ATGATTAAACCGGGAATTTATTTTGAAAAACTCAGGACATTTCATCTCCTGATAATTCTGGCAGCGCTATATGGATTGTTAGGAGTTTATCAAATTATTCCTCTTCGCCCGCAATCCGTTCACCAATGGGCACAATGCGACAGGGCTTCCGTGGCATGGAATTATTACGTGAACCATGCAGATTTTTTTCATCCTCAGGTGAACAATACCGATAATGGAACAGGTGTTACCGGTCTTGAGTTTCCAATCGTGCAATACTTCGTTTCGATTTTATATCGTCTCTTCGGATTTCATGAATGGTTGTACAGACTTGTCACATTAATTGTATTTACAATCGGTGCCACCTCCGTATTTCGATTGAGTGATTATTTTGTGAAAAATAAACTGCATGCTTTACTTATCATGTTACTCTATGTATGTTCACCATTATTGACCTTTTATTCCTGCAGTTTCTTACCTGATATCTATAGTCTCAGCTTTGCGATGATGTCCTGGTCGGCATTGGTCAGTTACGCCAAAACCCGTGAAGATCGATTTAAATGGTTGTGGTGGTTAACGATGACCGTCTCTTTTCTTATCAAGCCCAATTCTATGATACATCTTCCCGCCATGGGTTTATTTTTATATCAGAATAAACTTTGGACTCGTCAGACAGGTCTGAAATATTTTTCATTTTTTGCAATAGCGGTAATTTCAACTTTTTGTTGGTATGCTTACGCTTCATGGTTGAGTAAAAGCACTCAATCAGAAGTCTTTCTGTTAGAGATGCGCCCTCCGAAAAGTTGGCAGGAAATGAAAGATGTATGGGAGATTGTAAGTAAGGACTGGATAGAAAGGATTTATCATCCGGTAATTCTTTCCATTATTTTAATTGCAGGTGTTATCTCGATTCTTCTTTCGAATCCTTTGAAAGGAGGATTATCCGCATATGTCTTACTGATGATGGCGGGAGGCACTGCCTTTTTGTATGTAATGTTATTGCAATTGTCGTATCATGATTACTATTTCATTACTATGTTTCCACTGGTTTTATTCTTATTATTTATTATCAGAGATACCTTTCATAGAAAGATGAATGCAAATGGTCATGCGGTTTTTACAATCTGTGTATTGATGGCAGTTGGTTTTCAGTTTTATTTTTCCAAGACGCATTTAAGAACAAGTCATAAAAAGGATAATTGGAAATATGGTTCAACCGCTAATGATATTTATTTCAAACCTGATTTAATCCTGAAAGCCGGTAATATAAAACTAAACGATCAGGTAGTTGTGGTTTTTGATCATTCGCCGAATATCTCTTTGTATTTGATGGGACTCAAAGGAGTAACCATTCCTTACCGAAAGGTACAGGAAACATTGATGGGATATCTCCATACAGGCAGGTATAATTTTGTCATTTTTAATAAGAAAAGTCAAATTGAAGGTGTAACATTCAATGCGAAAGACTTTCCTCTTGACTATTTAGGTGAAGCAAACGAAGTTCAGATATTTAAAGTATCTTCATCTTTTCAACCAGATGGAAATCAGGAACCATTGTCACCTTGGAATTAA